A window of Psychroflexus sp. ALD_RP9 contains these coding sequences:
- a CDS encoding RHS repeat protein codes for MKNILSFLIVLFSYYTALAQNSNQQAQINPPQLPNIVPPSPSVANLMRFDELPVNYYTGQPDISLPLVSAQSKDFSIPISLSYSTLGNRVDERSGIVGTGWSISGDIVISRTVMGIRDDKYPTQAPFNYGIYFTGYEDFNLNDYDFFEFLEQYYFQKELQNYLWNTGGLGSSMYPINSDSTYKNGGFDKEYDLFHLSLNGVNAKFIIVKDHIGYNVEYLKNDSNVIVDVTFSNDEIDSFIVTDNLGRKYILDQKEITTTNSNSATVPQGDNVQPTLGGQQVTDSYVSAWKVSGIYNYSWQMIAEYFYEDIGEGLPMARNITKYEIPEISKKSIYDKYLRYTAVESGYDVYNKRVLKPLKSYSFNQVSIITKKIQRIKLNDSSNLIFYYSVSHPEYVGQTGAKLDSIIKTKPLQNINDFENEIDPKKVKTIRFSYDSINTINNSNFAPNFSRLYLKNVEHYDNINNESETYDIKYNDYLTEGFGSINKDNWGFYKSPYPNGTPQVFRTDGSTADVDHITKGLIKSITYPNGGIKEFTFESNTIYHMGSRELTIDEFKKKNPINWNKFTINLNNTGNLPSQETITINEETEFTIKSNANCNNSPNPGDTGIYGPSDGDSSGAGSEDSNYSGNMDSGTPGLTLFEIMKIENNQETRIGAVHFDCERIVYQNLTLEPGTYVFRFHPESQTSAQQLVDIYGRDYKTIITKEVPGGGVRIKNIKFYDSETNLEPKYHKQYVYRESYIPEFFNNDTITSPEENLPNNYYFRQSSSGVTDGFHTNVKVYNHSITHHLASLINEVGGNSNLIKLRHGRLPLSAKTVSIVYKVTEELNAVYASLTQNSYVGYEKVWVTHMDGSKESFEYSSPNGNNSYDATYVYPFLPNEDRSIYQGLLQKHNSFSHDMNILKEIDYGYDIVQNRVGVSLFTYQQIDNCVWNQYYRQFEDYINKTPLPNDAYWNSNSNAGMAIYDNCVTISNYYSTFRVNFKEHFYEKSLQKEIKTTNYYYNADGSLADTLTQISDTDYWPETYQPKSTTTTTYSSNNEVVEFSKQVMYYPYNTPAWYSWNIQALLNTNRIAEPVAVETFNTDKLTSKLAKVYSSPTDISPVQNSTNSTNSIFELSEVLFAKSNQALDSKIKYEQYDQDSNVLQVRQTGDVPISYIYGYHNSKPIAKLVNIAYNQINPNLITSLQAAADADANCLGANCQQTEDDLRNLLEQLRSTYSNAQITTYTYDPLIGVTSVTDPRGQSLYYEYGAFNRLERIKDEQGHIVEEYDYNYRQTSNQ; via the coding sequence ATGAAAAATATTTTATCTTTTTTAATTGTTTTATTTTCTTACTATACTGCGCTTGCTCAGAATTCTAATCAACAAGCGCAAATTAATCCACCACAATTACCGAATATAGTACCGCCATCACCATCAGTGGCAAATTTGATGCGGTTTGATGAATTACCTGTTAACTATTATACTGGGCAACCTGATATTAGCCTCCCTTTAGTCAGCGCTCAAAGCAAGGACTTTAGTATTCCTATATCTTTAAGCTATAGCACTTTAGGCAACCGTGTTGATGAACGCTCGGGGATTGTAGGTACAGGATGGTCCATAAGTGGTGATATTGTGATTTCTCGTACTGTAATGGGCATTCGTGATGACAAATACCCAACCCAAGCCCCTTTTAATTATGGCATATACTTTACCGGTTATGAGGATTTCAATTTAAATGATTACGATTTTTTCGAATTTTTAGAGCAATATTACTTCCAAAAAGAACTACAAAATTACTTATGGAACACAGGAGGCTTAGGGTCTTCTATGTATCCAATTAATTCAGACTCGACCTACAAAAACGGTGGTTTTGATAAAGAGTATGATCTTTTTCATTTGAGTTTAAATGGAGTTAATGCAAAATTTATAATAGTTAAAGATCATATTGGATATAATGTTGAATATTTAAAAAATGATTCTAATGTTATTGTAGATGTTACTTTTTCTAATGACGAAATTGATTCTTTTATTGTAACTGATAATTTAGGCAGGAAGTATATTTTAGATCAGAAAGAAATCACCACAACAAATTCAAACAGTGCCACAGTCCCACAAGGAGATAATGTACAACCGACTCTTGGAGGACAACAAGTTACCGATTCCTATGTAAGTGCTTGGAAAGTAAGCGGTATATATAATTATTCATGGCAAATGATAGCTGAATATTTTTATGAAGATATTGGAGAGGGACTTCCAATGGCTAGAAATATCACTAAATACGAGATACCTGAAATCTCTAAAAAAAGTATTTATGATAAATACTTAAGATACACAGCAGTTGAAAGCGGTTATGATGTCTACAATAAAAGAGTCCTTAAGCCACTTAAATCGTATAGTTTTAATCAAGTTTCAATTATTACAAAAAAAATTCAAAGAATTAAATTAAATGATTCATCTAATCTTATTTTTTATTATTCGGTTAGCCACCCTGAATACGTTGGGCAAACAGGAGCAAAACTTGACAGTATTATAAAAACAAAACCGCTGCAAAACATCAATGATTTTGAAAATGAAATTGATCCTAAAAAAGTAAAAACAATTAGGTTTAGTTATGATAGTATTAACACTATAAACAATTCAAATTTTGCACCAAACTTTAGTAGACTCTACTTGAAAAATGTTGAACATTATGATAATATCAATAATGAAAGTGAAACATATGATATTAAATATAATGACTACTTAACAGAAGGGTTTGGTAGTATTAATAAGGATAATTGGGGGTTTTATAAAAGTCCTTACCCTAATGGAACGCCACAAGTGTTTAGAACCGATGGAAGTACGGCAGATGTTGATCATATAACAAAAGGCTTGATTAAAAGCATTACATACCCTAATGGCGGTATTAAAGAATTCACCTTCGAAAGTAATACTATATATCATATGGGAAGTCGTGAATTAACAATAGATGAATTCAAGAAAAAAAATCCTATAAATTGGAATAAATTCACTATTAACTTAAATAATACAGGCAACTTACCCAGCCAAGAGACCATTACTATAAATGAAGAAACAGAATTTACAATTAAGTCTAATGCTAATTGTAATAATTCTCCAAATCCTGGTGATACAGGCATTTATGGTCCTAGTGATGGTGATTCTAGTGGTGCGGGGTCAGAGGATTCAAACTATTCAGGTAATATGGATTCAGGAACGCCTGGGTTAACGCTATTTGAGATCATGAAAATAGAAAATAACCAAGAAACTCGTATTGGTGCAGTTCATTTTGATTGCGAGAGAATTGTATATCAAAATTTAACTCTAGAACCTGGAACTTATGTTTTTCGATTTCATCCTGAAAGTCAAACTTCAGCCCAACAATTGGTTGATATTTATGGTAGAGATTATAAAACTATAATTACCAAAGAAGTACCCGGAGGCGGTGTACGCATAAAAAATATTAAATTTTATGACTCTGAAACTAATTTAGAACCCAAGTATCACAAACAATATGTCTATCGAGAAAGCTATATCCCTGAATTCTTTAATAATGATACGATAACTTCTCCAGAAGAAAATCTTCCAAATAATTATTATTTTAGACAAAGTAGCTCAGGCGTTACAGATGGCTTTCATACCAACGTGAAAGTGTATAATCATTCTATAACTCATCATCTTGCTTCATTAATTAATGAAGTTGGTGGAAATTCAAATCTTATAAAACTTAGGCATGGAAGACTACCTCTTTCTGCAAAAACCGTATCTATTGTTTACAAGGTTACAGAAGAATTAAATGCTGTTTATGCCTCTCTAACCCAAAACAGCTATGTTGGTTATGAAAAAGTTTGGGTCACTCATATGGATGGTTCTAAAGAATCTTTCGAATATTCCAGCCCAAATGGCAACAACTCCTATGATGCAACTTATGTTTACCCTTTTTTGCCAAACGAGGATCGAAGTATTTATCAAGGCTTATTGCAGAAGCATAACTCTTTCTCTCATGACATGAACATTTTAAAAGAAATCGATTATGGGTATGATATCGTTCAGAATAGAGTTGGAGTTTCTTTATTTACATACCAACAAATAGACAACTGTGTTTGGAATCAATATTATAGACAATTTGAAGACTATATAAATAAAACTCCCTTACCAAATGATGCTTATTGGAATAGTAACAGTAACGCTGGAATGGCTATTTATGACAATTGCGTCACGATATCAAATTATTACTCTACTTTTAGAGTCAATTTTAAAGAACATTTTTATGAAAAGTCTCTTCAAAAGGAAATTAAAACCACTAATTACTATTATAATGCTGATGGTAGCTTAGCGGATACTTTAACTCAGATTTCTGACACAGACTATTGGCCTGAGACATACCAACCCAAATCTACAACAACTACAACTTATAGTTCAAATAATGAGGTCGTTGAATTCTCTAAGCAAGTCATGTATTATCCCTATAATACACCTGCTTGGTATTCTTGGAATATTCAAGCATTGTTGAATACCAATCGAATTGCAGAACCGGTAGCTGTAGAAACTTTTAACACAGATAAGCTCACTTCTAAGCTAGCTAAAGTATACTCCTCGCCTACTGATATTAGTCCTGTTCAAAATTCGACCAATTCAACCAATTCCATTTTTGAATTATCTGAAGTCCTTTTCGCAAAATCAAATCAAGCCTTAGACTCTAAAATCAAGTATGAACAATACGACCAAGACTCTAATGTTTTACAGGTTAGACAAACTGGTGATGTTCCTATCAGTTATATTTATGGCTATCATAACTCTAAACCCATTGCAAAACTTGTTAATATCGCCTACAATCAAATTAATCCAAATCTCATTACTAGCCTTCAAGCGGCCGCCGATGCTGATGCTAACTGCTTAGGTGCTAACTGCCAACAAACGGAAGATGATTTACGAAATTTATTAGAGCAGCTTAGAAGCACTTATTCAAACGCTCAGATCACCACCTATACTTACGACCCTTTAATTGGCGTTACCTCAGTGACTGACCCTAGAGGACAAAGCCTTTACTACGAATATGGCGCGTTTAATCGCTTAGAACGCATCAAAGATGAACAGGGCCATATCGTAGAGGAATACGACTACAACTACCGTCAGACATCTAACCAATAA
- a CDS encoding IS3 family transposase, translating into MTAEFPFSNAMSEITHRIYKSEFMGGKQSEDLASHIISLNDFIEYYNHHRYPCRLHGKTPMEIINGQEIDKQLFTQQLKEAKLKRLEANRNFNACVAKIGCKPS; encoded by the coding sequence ATGACCGCTGAATTTCCATTCTCTAATGCCATGTCTGAAATCACTCATCGTATTTATAAATCAGAGTTTATGGGTGGTAAACAATCAGAAGACCTAGCATCACACATTATAAGCCTTAATGACTTTATAGAGTATTACAATCATCACAGATATCCGTGTCGTCTTCACGGCAAAACGCCCATGGAAATTATCAACGGTCAAGAAATCGATAAACAACTATTTACTCAACAACTCAAAGAAGCCAAACTCAAACGGCTTGAAGCTAATCGTAATTTTAATGCGTGCGTAGCTAAGATAGGGTGTAAGCCGTCTTAA
- a CDS encoding DUF6443 domain-containing protein produces the protein MTSLQHFSSIAFLTIALCFSIMASAQDQDQNYIKTTSYRQATSNSITNPTTSQATESVQYFDGLGRPIQQVLKANSPSSHDIISFFSYDSLGRQTKEYLPFSDSLNPSSLSLRTNPLALQENFYTNRYGAADGVLAYSEKHLERSPLNRVFEQGAPGNDWQVQLAHDTDHTIKFDYQTNTQGEVKRFDVSFTDTTSTVPHILVDRGYYAPQQLYKSITKDENWQPNQAQAHDHTTEEFKNKLGQVVLKRTYDNGQAHDTYYVYDDYGNLSYVLSPELSYQLQADNFSADLQGGIAVPWTQVAKVDKSLADQYQKDLADYDDQSLVHQDLFETYGGQGGLVLQQDNGHLLVNINMNFANEIPLHKGMIADLKPLGNFKDTEVGRLQGLGYNYKLYIKSNQLYIEGQGKVSGLNLSLNSSQKLSYQRFFPWYELIDMPERERLDYKRAFNDLPEGTDLATAVISNDYGAVGGLSVAVDQNNTVQFILNINTNVAVGLNPKLNLNLDLNRQIENRELAFLGHMDGPNAVFKLVNNHVQVQTQDFRQVGIFNQPPYQIQPIIRYPQKVKQSLIDGLGYIYRYDNRNNLVEKKIPGKGWEYIVYDKLNRPVLTQDAKLRQNDQWLFTKYDAFGRVAYTGKYIDENNIPQSREELQEFLYNQQIISESKTEDIEFTANGALGIYYSKNTFPNSNIKIYTVNYYDDYNFDLRGLQAETSSIYSSNLNNGNFTTNTKTLATGDHVRVLGTDQWITSLTKYDDKARAIYTHSINEYLNSETKTHSKLNFIGEVLETTTTHDKNGLNPTNITIVDKFTYDHAGRLLKQTQNINHQGEELIVFNHYDELGQLIEKKVGGNDTQSDYNQTTALQDVAYNYNIRGWLTEINKVDAPNPDQLFAFKLNYNKPEDNATTTALYNGNISETHWRSQNTHNQKRSYAYHYDALNRIKAADYLTPHAMTGLFDGELENFSLSNITYDYNGNIMGLRRYGAKQDHSIGIIDQLEYTYQPDSNQLKAVNDTADDEGFKDGSHKAAYDYTYDVNGNMTHDKNKAITHIDYNHLNLPTKVIFNTSGYQNREISYIYDATGVKLKKIVNTGTFFQDDTANLGTITHTQYDNGFIYEYSGNNSPELKFFSHPEGYLQPDNQGGFDYVYQFKDHLGNIRLSYKDSDGNGSIDANTEIVEENNYYPFGLKHKGYNNVTSGNVNSVASKFKYNGVELEESLGLNLYEMELRLYDPAIARWNAIDPVTHYEYSTYSAFDNNPVFWADPSGADSEVSEDGNVITFTGQDAQDFFRDYIQNNTDNSAEGDDSADDGSSSDNGGGDSNTGNDNDNEKTPSQKRMNRLRKDSSVLCSNELPNTSFYLNGESVILDNGKEYVLWGNKWIETPNLDKEGNLISKIKVGSGRRSGSMTPKQYAVMRHQMSDGNEKALLDTAGVSSAPALYSWFKKGFSRFNLVVTPLTFAQSKTSTYLSTIESMNNHDKIVSDNRK, from the coding sequence ATGACTTCTTTACAACACTTTTCTTCTATAGCTTTTCTTACGATAGCCTTGTGTTTTAGCATAATGGCTTCTGCTCAAGATCAAGACCAAAACTATATCAAAACCACCAGTTATCGACAAGCTACCAGTAACTCTATAACTAATCCTACGACTTCGCAGGCTACTGAAAGCGTCCAGTATTTTGATGGTTTAGGGCGACCGATCCAACAAGTGCTTAAAGCCAACAGCCCGTCTTCTCACGACATCATCTCTTTTTTTAGCTATGATAGTTTAGGCCGACAAACTAAAGAATACCTCCCGTTTAGCGATAGCTTAAACCCGTCTTCTTTAAGTTTAAGAACCAATCCTTTAGCTCTTCAAGAAAATTTTTATACCAACAGATACGGTGCTGCTGATGGCGTATTAGCCTACAGCGAAAAGCATCTAGAGCGTTCACCACTCAATCGTGTCTTTGAACAAGGTGCTCCCGGAAATGATTGGCAAGTACAACTCGCTCATGATACAGATCATACCATTAAATTTGATTACCAAACCAATACCCAAGGTGAGGTGAAACGATTTGATGTGAGCTTTACTGACACCACTTCTACTGTACCGCATATACTAGTAGATCGTGGTTATTATGCGCCGCAACAGCTTTATAAAAGCATTACTAAAGATGAAAATTGGCAACCCAACCAAGCTCAAGCTCATGACCACACCACTGAAGAGTTTAAAAACAAGTTAGGCCAAGTGGTCCTTAAACGTACTTATGATAATGGACAGGCCCATGACACCTACTATGTGTACGATGATTATGGTAATTTAAGTTATGTCTTATCTCCTGAATTAAGCTACCAACTCCAAGCTGATAATTTCTCAGCTGATTTACAAGGTGGCATCGCTGTGCCGTGGACTCAAGTAGCTAAAGTTGATAAAAGCTTAGCTGATCAGTACCAAAAGGATTTAGCCGATTATGACGATCAAAGCCTCGTGCACCAAGACTTATTTGAAACCTACGGCGGTCAAGGCGGGTTGGTCTTGCAACAAGACAACGGTCATCTTTTGGTTAATATCAACATGAATTTTGCGAATGAAATCCCTTTACATAAGGGTATGATTGCTGACCTTAAACCTCTTGGTAATTTTAAAGATACAGAAGTTGGACGTCTACAAGGGCTTGGTTACAATTATAAACTTTATATCAAAAGCAACCAACTCTACATCGAAGGACAAGGCAAAGTCTCTGGACTAAACCTTAGTTTAAACAGTAGTCAAAAACTCAGTTATCAAAGGTTTTTCCCTTGGTATGAGTTGATTGATATGCCAGAACGTGAACGCCTTGATTATAAAAGAGCCTTTAACGATCTTCCTGAAGGTACTGACCTTGCTACGGCTGTTATTTCTAATGATTATGGCGCTGTGGGTGGCTTAAGTGTGGCTGTTGATCAAAATAACACTGTACAGTTTATCTTAAACATTAACACTAATGTGGCTGTTGGGCTTAACCCTAAGCTAAATCTTAATCTTGACCTTAACCGACAAATCGAAAATCGAGAATTGGCTTTCTTAGGACATATGGATGGACCAAATGCGGTTTTTAAGTTAGTTAATAATCATGTACAAGTTCAAACCCAAGACTTTAGGCAGGTAGGTATTTTTAACCAACCGCCTTATCAAATACAGCCTATTATTAGATATCCCCAAAAAGTAAAACAAAGCTTGATTGATGGTTTAGGGTATATTTATCGTTATGATAATCGCAATAACCTTGTCGAGAAAAAAATACCGGGTAAAGGCTGGGAATACATCGTCTATGATAAACTTAACCGACCTGTCTTAACCCAAGATGCCAAACTAAGACAAAACGACCAATGGCTCTTTACCAAATATGATGCTTTTGGTAGAGTGGCCTACACTGGAAAATATATTGATGAAAATAATATACCTCAAAGCAGAGAGGAATTACAAGAGTTTCTATACAACCAACAAATAATATCTGAATCAAAAACAGAAGATATCGAATTTACAGCAAATGGAGCATTAGGAATTTATTATTCTAAAAATACATTCCCTAATAGCAATATTAAAATTTACACCGTTAACTATTACGATGACTACAACTTTGACCTTAGAGGTCTACAAGCTGAAACCAGCTCTATTTATTCCAGTAACCTTAACAATGGTAACTTTACCACCAATACCAAAACTTTAGCAACTGGTGACCATGTGCGCGTTTTAGGTACAGACCAATGGATTACAAGCCTCACTAAATATGATGACAAAGCCAGAGCTATTTATACCCATTCTATTAACGAATACTTGAACTCTGAAACTAAAACCCACTCTAAGCTCAACTTTATTGGTGAAGTGCTTGAAACCACAACAACACATGATAAAAATGGCTTGAACCCAACCAACATCACTATTGTTGATAAATTTACTTACGACCACGCTGGACGACTGCTCAAGCAAACTCAAAACATTAATCACCAAGGTGAGGAACTCATTGTCTTTAACCACTATGATGAACTCGGGCAACTTATAGAAAAGAAAGTAGGCGGAAATGATACCCAAAGCGATTATAACCAAACTACAGCTTTACAAGATGTAGCTTACAATTACAACATACGAGGGTGGTTAACTGAAATTAATAAGGTTGATGCGCCCAACCCTGACCAGCTCTTTGCCTTTAAATTAAATTACAACAAGCCTGAAGATAATGCAACAACAACAGCTTTATACAATGGTAACATCTCTGAAACCCATTGGCGAAGCCAAAATACCCATAACCAAAAGCGGAGTTACGCCTACCACTATGATGCCCTTAACCGTATTAAAGCGGCTGATTATTTAACACCGCATGCGATGACTGGTCTCTTTGATGGTGAACTAGAAAACTTCAGCCTTAGCAATATTACTTATGATTATAATGGCAATATCATGGGCTTAAGACGTTATGGGGCTAAGCAAGACCACAGCATAGGCATCATTGACCAGTTAGAGTATACTTACCAACCTGACTCCAATCAATTAAAAGCCGTAAACGATACAGCAGATGATGAAGGTTTTAAGGATGGCTCTCACAAAGCAGCTTATGATTACACCTACGATGTGAATGGCAATATGACTCATGATAAAAACAAAGCTATTACACATATTGACTACAATCACTTAAATTTACCTACTAAAGTTATTTTTAATACTTCAGGCTATCAAAACAGAGAAATTAGTTATATTTACGATGCCACAGGCGTTAAATTAAAGAAAATCGTGAATACAGGTACTTTTTTTCAAGATGATACCGCAAATCTTGGGACTATTACACATACCCAATATGACAATGGTTTTATCTATGAATATTCAGGTAACAACAGCCCTGAACTTAAATTCTTCTCTCACCCAGAAGGCTACCTACAACCCGATAACCAAGGTGGCTTTGATTATGTCTATCAATTTAAAGACCATTTAGGCAATATTAGATTGTCCTATAAAGACTCGGATGGAAATGGGTCTATTGATGCGAATACAGAAATTGTTGAAGAGAACAATTACTATCCTTTTGGACTGAAACACAAGGGGTATAATAATGTAACTTCAGGTAACGTCAATTCTGTGGCGAGTAAGTTTAAATATAATGGTGTTGAGCTTGAAGAGAGTTTAGGGTTAAATCTTTACGAAATGGAACTTCGTCTTTATGATCCTGCAATTGCACGATGGAATGCCATTGACCCGGTAACGCATTATGAATATTCTACTTATTCAGCATTTGATAATAACCCGGTGTTTTGGGCAGACCCATCTGGAGCGGATTCTGAAGTTAGTGAAGATGGAAATGTCATTACTTTTACTGGGCAAGATGCACAGGATTTCTTTAGAGATTATATTCAAAATAACACTGATAATAGTGCTGAAGGAGATGATTCTGCTGATGATGGTAGTAGTAGTGATAACGGTGGTGGTGACAGCAATACAGGAAATGATAATGACAATGAAAAAACTCCGAGTCAAAAAAGGATGAATAGATTAAGAAAAGATAGTAGTGTATTATGTTCAAATGAATTACCTAATACAAGTTTTTATTTAAATGGTGAATCTGTAATTTTAGATAATGGTAAAGAATATGTTTTGTGGGGTAATAAATGGATAGAAACCCCAAACTTAGATAAAGAAGGCAACCTTATAAGTAAAATAAAAGTTGGTAGCGGAAGAAGGTCTGGCAGTATGACACCAAAACAATATGCTGTTATGAGACATCAAATGTCCGATGGAAACGAAAAAGCTTTACTAGACACGGCAGGCGTTTCTTCTGCTCCAGCCTTATATAGTTGGTTTAAGAAAGGTTTTAGCAGATTTAATTTAGTTGTAACTCCCCTAACATTTGCACAATCAAAAACAAGTACATATTTAAGTACCATTGAATCTATGAATAATCATGATAAAATAGTTTCTGATAATAGAAAATAA